The Georgenia sp. TF02-10 genome window below encodes:
- the thrS gene encoding threonine--tRNA ligase, with protein MPAQYHLIIDGVEQQVTGSTGADIFPGRPDVVALRVDGELRDLSTELATLPDRAAVEPVTLGSPDGLAILRHSAAHVLAQAVQQVNPDAKLGIGPPITDGFYYDFDVATPFTPEDLRALEKVMARIAKEGQTFRRRVVTEDEARAELAAEPYKLELIGLKGPGGSADGEVAEGAEVEVGGGELTIYDNVRRGGEVAWKDLCRGPHLPSTKLLGNGFALMRSAAAYWRGSEKNPQLQRIYGTAWPSKDELRAYTERLAEAERRDHRRLGAELDLFSFPDEIGSGLAVFHPKGGIIRMEMENYSRRRHLEEGYSFVSTPHITKGQLFETSGHLDWYRDAMFPPMQLDAVVDADGTVRKPGQDYYLKPMNCPMHNLVYRSRGRSYRDLPLRLFEFGTVYRNEKSGVVHGLTRARGFTQDDAHIYCTREQMAGELATTLRFVLGLLKDYGLEDFYLELSTKDPEKFVGSDEAWAEATATLAEVGAATGLELVADPGGAAFYGPKISVQARDAIGRTWQMSTIQLDFNFPELFDLEYTAADGSRQRPVMIHRALFGSIERFFAVLTEHYAGAFPAWLAPVQVVGVPVADVFDDYLRGVLDQLRARGVRCELDTSDDRFGKKIRNAAKEKVPFVLIAGGEDVEAGAVSFRYRDGSQRNKVPVGDAVEEIVARIAAREQV; from the coding sequence GTGCCAGCCCAGTACCACCTGATCATCGACGGCGTCGAGCAGCAGGTCACCGGGTCCACGGGCGCCGACATCTTCCCCGGCCGGCCCGACGTCGTCGCCCTCCGGGTGGACGGGGAGCTGCGGGACCTGAGCACCGAGCTGGCCACGCTGCCGGACCGGGCCGCCGTCGAGCCGGTCACCCTGGGCAGCCCGGACGGGCTGGCCATCCTGCGACACTCCGCCGCCCACGTCCTGGCCCAGGCGGTGCAGCAGGTCAACCCGGACGCCAAGCTCGGCATCGGCCCGCCGATCACCGACGGCTTCTACTACGACTTCGACGTCGCCACCCCCTTCACCCCCGAGGACCTCCGGGCGCTGGAGAAGGTGATGGCCCGGATCGCCAAGGAGGGCCAGACCTTCCGACGGCGGGTGGTCACCGAGGACGAGGCCCGCGCCGAGCTCGCGGCCGAGCCCTACAAGCTCGAGCTCATCGGGCTGAAGGGGCCCGGCGGGTCCGCCGACGGCGAGGTCGCCGAGGGCGCCGAGGTGGAGGTCGGCGGCGGGGAGCTGACCATCTACGACAACGTCCGGCGCGGCGGGGAGGTGGCCTGGAAGGACCTGTGCCGCGGGCCGCACCTGCCCTCCACCAAGCTCCTCGGCAACGGCTTCGCGCTCATGCGCTCCGCGGCCGCCTACTGGCGGGGCAGCGAGAAGAACCCCCAGCTCCAGCGGATCTACGGCACTGCCTGGCCGAGCAAGGACGAGCTCAGGGCCTACACCGAGCGCCTCGCCGAGGCCGAGCGGCGCGACCACCGGCGCCTGGGCGCCGAGCTGGACCTGTTCTCCTTCCCCGACGAGATCGGCTCCGGCCTGGCGGTGTTCCACCCCAAGGGCGGGATCATCCGGATGGAGATGGAGAACTACTCCCGCCGCCGGCACCTGGAGGAGGGGTACTCCTTCGTCAGCACCCCGCACATCACCAAGGGCCAGCTCTTCGAGACCTCCGGGCACCTGGACTGGTACCGGGACGCGATGTTCCCGCCCATGCAGCTCGACGCCGTCGTCGACGCGGACGGCACCGTGCGCAAGCCCGGCCAGGACTACTACCTCAAGCCGATGAACTGCCCGATGCACAACCTGGTCTACCGCTCCCGCGGGCGGTCCTACCGGGACCTGCCGCTGCGGCTGTTCGAGTTCGGCACCGTCTACCGCAACGAGAAGTCCGGTGTCGTGCACGGGCTGACCCGGGCCCGCGGCTTCACCCAGGACGACGCCCACATCTACTGCACCCGCGAGCAGATGGCCGGCGAGCTCGCCACCACGCTGCGGTTCGTCCTGGGCCTGCTGAAGGACTACGGGCTGGAGGACTTCTACCTCGAGCTCTCCACCAAGGACCCGGAGAAGTTCGTCGGCTCGGACGAGGCGTGGGCGGAGGCCACCGCGACCCTGGCCGAGGTCGGCGCGGCCACCGGCCTGGAGCTCGTCGCCGACCCGGGCGGGGCGGCGTTCTACGGCCCGAAGATCTCGGTGCAGGCCAGGGACGCGATCGGCCGCACCTGGCAGATGTCCACCATCCAGCTGGACTTCAACTTCCCCGAGCTCTTCGACCTGGAGTACACCGCCGCCGACGGCTCCCGGCAGCGCCCGGTGATGATCCACCGGGCCCTGTTCGGCTCCATTGAGCGGTTCTTCGCCGTCCTCACCGAGCACTACGCCGGCGCGTTCCCGGCCTGGCTCGCGCCGGTGCAGGTGGTCGGGGTGCCGGTGGCGGACGTCTTCGACGACTACCTGCGCGGGGTCCTGGACCAGCTGCGGGCCCGCGGGGTGCGCTGCGAGCTGGACACCTCCGACGACCGGTTCGGCAAGAAGATCCGCAACGCCGCCAAGGAGAAGGTGCCGTTCGTGCTCATCGCGGGCGGGGAGGACGTCGAGGCCGGCGCGGTGTCCTTCCGCTACCGGGACGGCTCCCAGCGGAACAAGGTGCCGGTCGGGGACGCGGTGGAGGAGATCGTGGCGCGGATCGCGGCGCGGGAGCAGGTGTGA
- a CDS encoding ATP-binding protein yields MGTAPSTGEGRIRAARFPARKSLEDFDYDHARGLKRETIAHLGALDFVLAKENVILLGPPGTGKTHLAHHLPLGGPGGRPSLSPPRRRLPADTGGARLGRGPWPLAAGPWFEIPRSRVQVPVACLSRSLPGSSGSATASSCGRGRRDAGRTDSAR; encoded by the coding sequence ATGGGCACCGCCCCCAGCACCGGGGAGGGACGCATCCGCGCCGCCCGCTTCCCGGCCCGCAAGTCCCTGGAGGACTTCGACTACGACCACGCCCGCGGCCTCAAACGCGAGACCATCGCCCACCTGGGCGCCCTGGACTTCGTCCTAGCCAAGGAGAACGTGATCCTGCTCGGCCCGCCGGGTACCGGCAAGACCCACCTGGCCCACCACCTCCCACTTGGAGGTCCTGGAGGCCGCCCCTCGTTGTCACCGCCGAGGCGCAGGCTGCCTGCTGACACCGGAGGCGCTCGCCTGGGACGCGGACCGTGGCCACTGGCAGCGGGTCCTTGGTTCGAGATCCCGCGTAGCCGCGTCCAAGTGCCCGTGGCGTGCCTATCGCGGTCACTGCCCGGGTCGAGTGGAAGCGCGACAGCATCGAGTTGCGGGCGAGGTCGCCGGGACGCTGGTCGCACGGATTCCGCTCGTTGA
- a CDS encoding M23 family metallopeptidase: MAEGNYRITSRYGARQNPFGGGAQFHYGVDLAAPLGTPIHAVADGVVTYVGQGRAGRSSMLIIIEHEIEDQMVYTWYNHMYASGLYVEPGQAVEAGQVIAGVGNNGNSTGPHLHLEVHTDDQLSTVNPLTWLQEQGAVDVGQL; this comes from the coding sequence TTGGCCGAAGGCAATTACCGGATCACCTCGAGGTATGGCGCGCGGCAGAACCCGTTCGGCGGGGGCGCGCAGTTCCATTACGGCGTCGACCTGGCAGCGCCCCTGGGTACCCCTATCCACGCCGTCGCCGACGGCGTCGTGACCTATGTCGGGCAGGGACGCGCGGGCCGGTCGAGCATGCTCATCATCATCGAGCACGAGATCGAGGATCAGATGGTGTACACCTGGTACAACCACATGTACGCCTCTGGCCTCTACGTCGAGCCCGGGCAAGCCGTCGAAGCGGGCCAGGTGATCGCGGGGGTGGGTAACAACGGGAACTCCACCGGCCCGCACCTGCATCTTGAGGTCCACACCGACGACCAGCTCTCCACGGTGAACCCCCTCACCTGGCTCCAGGAACAGGGAGCCGTCGACGTCGGCCAGCTGTAA
- a CDS encoding D-alanyl-D-alanine carboxypeptidase family protein — translation MPVDLAAYGNGRIPREALEPVGATGHRLWAPAAQSFERLLSAAAAEGVAIGVTDSYRSYDVQVDVVRRKGLYSQGGLGAKPGTSQHGWGMAVDLDLDASAQAWMRTNAARFGFVEDTPREPWHWAFQPS, via the coding sequence GTGCCGGTCGATCTCGCGGCCTACGGCAACGGCCGCATCCCCCGTGAGGCTCTCGAACCGGTGGGCGCCACCGGCCACCGACTCTGGGCGCCCGCCGCCCAGTCGTTCGAGAGGCTCCTGTCGGCAGCTGCGGCCGAGGGCGTAGCCATCGGCGTCACCGACTCCTACCGCTCCTACGACGTGCAGGTCGACGTCGTGCGGCGCAAGGGCCTGTACTCGCAGGGCGGCCTGGGCGCCAAGCCGGGCACTAGCCAGCACGGCTGGGGAATGGCCGTGGACCTGGACCTGGACGCATCAGCGCAGGCATGGATGCGCACAAACGCCGCACGGTTCGGGTTCGTCGAGGACACCCCGCGCGAGCCCTGGCACTGGGCGTTCCAACCCTCCTGA
- a CDS encoding response regulator transcription factor, whose amino-acid sequence MTSAPTDVNLPRVLVVDDEAPLARLVAGYLERHGFEVQVTGDGSDAIARARQWHPGVIVLDLGLPGADGIEVCRTVRTFSDCYIIMLTARVEEVDKLIGLSVGADDYVTKPFSPRELVARVRAMLRRPRQDTGPHGAGASFGPLSIDLLGREAFVDGEPVALTRTEFDVLAALASRPNMAFSRRQLIETVWGPGWVGDEHLVDVHIAHLRRKLGDDASAPKFVRTVRGVGYRMGAGQ is encoded by the coding sequence ATGACTTCGGCCCCTACTGATGTGAACCTGCCCCGCGTGCTCGTCGTCGATGACGAAGCCCCACTGGCCCGACTGGTCGCCGGCTACCTGGAACGGCACGGCTTCGAGGTTCAGGTCACCGGGGACGGCAGCGACGCGATCGCCCGGGCCCGGCAGTGGCACCCGGGCGTGATCGTCCTCGACCTCGGGCTCCCCGGCGCCGACGGCATCGAGGTCTGCCGCACCGTGCGCACGTTCTCCGACTGCTACATCATCATGCTCACCGCCCGCGTGGAGGAGGTCGACAAGCTCATCGGGCTCTCGGTCGGCGCCGATGACTACGTCACCAAGCCCTTCAGCCCACGCGAGCTCGTCGCCCGGGTGCGGGCCATGCTGCGCCGCCCACGCCAGGACACCGGGCCGCACGGCGCCGGCGCGTCGTTCGGGCCCTTGAGCATCGACCTCTTGGGCCGCGAGGCGTTCGTCGACGGGGAGCCCGTGGCGCTGACCCGCACCGAGTTCGACGTCCTCGCGGCCCTGGCGTCCCGCCCCAACATGGCCTTCTCCCGCCGTCAGCTCATCGAGACGGTGTGGGGACCGGGCTGGGTGGGTGATGAGCACCTCGTCGACGTCCACATCGCGCACCTGCGGCGCAAACTCGGTGACGACGCCTCCGCGCCCAAGTTCGTCAGGACAGTGCGCGGCGTGGGGTATCGGATGGGCGCCGGGCAGTGA
- a CDS encoding cell wall metabolism sensor histidine kinase WalK: MSPAPRRRWGLGARLLAAIVAVILVAAGTAWAVASAIGPEIFHDHMLMAQPSDSSVITHAEEAFTTAWTLSLSLALLAALLTSVVVSVFLTRRIARSLERVRQAAAQVASGDYAARVPEIHMGTEFDDLAGAFNTMAADLGEIEQTRTRMLGDLAHEMRTPVATLDGYLEGILDGVVAADEPTLGMLREQAARLARLAQDITLVTAAGEGRLSMHWQPLKVGALIEDAAAQAAAMFTDEGVELRVEATEEARQTVLTADPDRLGQVLTNLLDNAVRHTPHGGRVQLGAQRTGSTLRLSVRDSGSGIAAEHLPHLFERFYRADAARDRAHGGSGIGLAIVHSIVLAHGGTVTVASAGPGHGAVFTVELPVDAGHRPQPRSA; the protein is encoded by the coding sequence GTGAGTCCCGCACCGCGCCGCCGGTGGGGCCTCGGCGCCCGGCTTCTCGCGGCGATCGTCGCCGTCATCCTCGTCGCGGCTGGCACCGCGTGGGCGGTCGCCTCGGCCATCGGCCCGGAGATCTTCCACGACCACATGCTCATGGCCCAGCCCTCCGACTCCTCGGTCATCACCCACGCCGAGGAGGCCTTCACCACGGCCTGGACACTCTCGCTGTCCCTGGCGCTGCTCGCCGCCCTCCTCACCTCGGTCGTCGTGAGCGTCTTCCTCACTCGGCGCATCGCCAGGTCACTCGAGCGGGTGCGGCAGGCCGCCGCCCAGGTCGCCAGCGGTGACTACGCCGCCCGCGTCCCCGAGATCCACATGGGCACCGAGTTCGACGACCTCGCCGGCGCGTTCAACACCATGGCCGCCGACCTCGGTGAGATCGAACAGACCCGCACCCGGATGCTCGGCGACCTCGCCCACGAGATGCGCACCCCGGTCGCCACGCTCGACGGCTACCTCGAGGGCATCCTCGACGGTGTCGTAGCGGCCGACGAACCAACCCTGGGGATGCTCCGCGAGCAGGCCGCGCGCCTGGCCCGCCTCGCCCAGGACATCACCCTGGTCACCGCCGCCGGAGAAGGACGCCTGAGCATGCACTGGCAGCCCCTCAAGGTCGGTGCGCTGATCGAGGACGCCGCCGCGCAGGCCGCCGCCATGTTCACCGACGAGGGCGTCGAGCTGAGGGTCGAGGCCACCGAGGAGGCCCGCCAGACGGTGCTCACGGCCGACCCCGACCGGCTCGGGCAGGTGCTGACCAACCTGCTGGACAACGCCGTGCGACACACCCCCCACGGCGGCCGGGTGCAGCTCGGCGCACAGCGCACCGGGTCCACGCTGCGCCTGTCGGTGCGCGACAGCGGCAGCGGGATCGCTGCCGAGCACCTGCCGCACCTCTTCGAGCGCTTCTACCGCGCCGACGCGGCCCGGGACCGCGCCCATGGCGGGTCAGGGATCGGGCTCGCCATCGTCCACTCCATCGTCCTCGCCCACGGCGGCACTGTGACCGTGGCCAGCGCCGGCCCAGGCCACGGCGCTGTCTTCACCGTCGAGCTGCCCGTCGACGCGGGGCACCGGCCGCAGCCCCGCTCAGCCTGA
- a CDS encoding prolipoprotein diacylglyceryl transferase produces the protein MLFTILGIDVQSYGVSKAAAALVAAWLLGRAFERRGLKKDSAHALVLWATVWGFVGAKVYYLLEQYPAITMHDLGGMGFTWYGGLVGGVIAALVVIRRHQLPVDVVAGAVAVPLTVAYGIGRLGCFVSGDGTYGRPTDLPWGMAFPSGVVATDVPVHPTPLYEAILAAVIAAVLVVLVRRWAPLAVFGAYLGLSGLSRFLVEFLRINDPVVLGLTQPQLWALLSIAVGVVLIVRSGTQQRSADHVALEPGVPEPVR, from the coding sequence GTGTTGTTCACGATCCTGGGGATCGATGTTCAAAGTTACGGAGTGAGCAAGGCGGCCGCTGCCCTGGTTGCTGCGTGGCTGCTGGGTCGTGCCTTCGAACGGCGGGGCCTGAAGAAGGACTCCGCCCACGCGCTGGTGCTGTGGGCCACGGTCTGGGGGTTCGTCGGCGCGAAGGTCTACTACCTGCTCGAGCAGTACCCCGCCATCACCATGCACGACCTGGGCGGGATGGGCTTCACCTGGTACGGAGGCCTGGTGGGGGGCGTCATTGCGGCCCTGGTCGTCATCCGGCGCCACCAGCTGCCGGTCGACGTCGTCGCTGGGGCAGTCGCCGTACCCCTGACGGTGGCCTACGGCATCGGCCGCCTGGGCTGCTTCGTCAGTGGTGATGGAACCTACGGGCGTCCCACCGACCTGCCGTGGGGGATGGCCTTCCCCTCGGGCGTGGTCGCCACCGATGTGCCCGTCCATCCCACCCCGCTGTATGAAGCGATCCTCGCAGCGGTTATCGCCGCAGTCCTGGTGGTACTTGTCCGGCGGTGGGCGCCATTGGCCGTCTTCGGGGCGTATCTGGGCCTGTCAGGCCTGTCGCGTTTCCTGGTGGAGTTCCTGCGGATCAACGATCCGGTGGTCCTTGGCCTGACCCAACCCCAGCTGTGGGCGCTGCTCAGCATCGCCGTCGGCGTCGTCCTGATCGTTCGCAGCGGCACTCAACAACGCTCTGCAGATCACGTGGCCCTCGAGCCGGGCGTGCCTGAACCCGTCAGGTGA
- a CDS encoding heavy-metal-associated domain-containing protein, which produces MKTKVYRVWGLTCEVCLARLLERVRHLAGLRTVALDLVRDGESRLALTASPALPPQVVRAAVEDAGFSLSAPAAESAASTEV; this is translated from the coding sequence GTGAAGACAAAGGTGTATCGGGTGTGGGGGCTGACCTGCGAGGTGTGCCTGGCTCGGCTGCTGGAGCGGGTGCGCCACCTGGCCGGTTTGCGGACCGTCGCGCTCGATCTGGTCAGGGATGGCGAGTCGCGTCTGGCGCTCACCGCCAGCCCCGCCCTCCCGCCGCAGGTCGTCCGTGCCGCGGTCGAGGACGCCGGGTTCTCCCTGTCCGCCCCGGCTGCCGAGTCAGCAGCATCTACGGAGGTGTGA
- a CDS encoding heavy metal translocating P-type ATPase, with amino-acid sequence MGMLHGALEVGDPPGTDTGTHTGSTGQDSPPPVTVSPPVAPEEDAEERERAAEITNLRRRVLLGAALSLPVVLAVMAVEFFSAAWVPDFLMNPWVQLALITPVMFYTGWPIHKTGWLALSHRTADMNSLITLGTIAAYGYSLVVTFAPGLLPVETRQVYYEAVGVIITLILLGRLLETKAKAGTGEAIRTLIGLQPRTARVVRAGQELEIPIDEVGAGDVVVVRPGEKLPVDGQVVEGTSTVDESMVTGEPIPVTKSPGDEVIGATINQTGSFRYTATKVGADTMLAQIITLVRQAQGSKAPIQRMVDKVSSYFVPAVIVIAIWAFVVWALVGPPPALIFALVAAVSVLIIACPCALGLATPLSITVGTGKGATAGILIRSAEALETAHKLDTVVLDKTGTITKGAPALTDVLPAEGFTDIELLSLVAAVERSSEHPLASAIVAGAEDRGLQLPEVTAFDSVTGQGVRALVEGREVLVGNRRLLGSVGVQPQTDAADRLAADGKTPMFAVVDGRFAGVIGVADTLKDGSVAAIAALQKRGIDVVMMTGDNRATAAAIARQVGITRVVAEVMPEHKAAEVKRLQGEGRVVGMVGDGINDAPALAQADVGSAIGTGTDVAIESSDITLISGALSGLVTAVDLSRATMRNIRQNLVFAFMYNAIGIPIAAGVLYPALGLMLSPMIAAAAMALSSLSVVANANRLRAFTPRPIPEVTNAPATDPVVEVGHDDEQGTENTMSQSQKVTDPVCQMSIDPASAADSAEHEGQTYHFCSTHCAQTFRADPARYATSVAP; translated from the coding sequence ATGGGGATGCTGCACGGCGCCCTCGAGGTCGGTGACCCGCCCGGCACCGACACGGGCACGCACACCGGTTCCACCGGTCAGGACTCCCCGCCACCGGTGACGGTTTCACCGCCGGTGGCACCGGAGGAGGACGCCGAGGAGCGGGAGCGGGCCGCAGAGATCACCAACCTGCGCCGGCGGGTGCTGCTGGGGGCCGCGTTGAGCCTGCCGGTGGTGCTGGCGGTGATGGCGGTGGAGTTCTTCTCCGCTGCGTGGGTCCCGGACTTCCTGATGAACCCCTGGGTGCAGCTGGCACTGATCACCCCGGTGATGTTCTACACCGGCTGGCCCATCCACAAGACCGGGTGGCTGGCCCTGTCCCACCGCACCGCGGACATGAACTCCCTGATCACCCTCGGCACGATCGCCGCCTACGGCTACAGCCTGGTCGTCACGTTCGCCCCCGGGCTGCTCCCCGTGGAGACCCGGCAGGTCTACTACGAGGCCGTCGGGGTCATCATCACCCTCATCCTGCTGGGCCGGCTGTTGGAGACCAAGGCCAAGGCCGGCACCGGTGAAGCGATCCGGACCTTGATCGGTCTGCAGCCGCGCACCGCCCGGGTGGTGCGCGCCGGGCAGGAGCTGGAGATCCCCATCGACGAGGTCGGCGCCGGTGACGTGGTCGTGGTCCGTCCCGGGGAGAAGCTGCCGGTGGACGGGCAGGTGGTGGAGGGCACCTCCACGGTGGATGAGTCGATGGTCACCGGGGAGCCGATCCCGGTGACGAAGTCCCCCGGCGATGAGGTCATCGGCGCCACCATCAACCAGACCGGTTCCTTCCGGTACACCGCCACCAAGGTCGGTGCGGACACGATGCTGGCCCAGATCATCACCCTCGTGCGCCAGGCGCAGGGGTCCAAGGCCCCGATCCAGCGCATGGTGGACAAGGTCTCCAGCTACTTCGTGCCCGCGGTGATCGTCATCGCGATCTGGGCGTTCGTGGTCTGGGCCCTCGTGGGTCCCCCACCGGCACTCATCTTCGCGCTGGTCGCCGCTGTCTCCGTGCTCATCATCGCCTGCCCCTGCGCGCTGGGGCTGGCCACACCGCTGTCCATCACCGTGGGCACCGGCAAGGGAGCTACCGCCGGCATCCTCATCCGGTCGGCCGAGGCACTGGAGACCGCGCACAAGCTCGACACGGTGGTGCTGGACAAGACCGGCACGATCACCAAGGGGGCCCCGGCCCTGACCGACGTGCTGCCCGCCGAGGGCTTCACCGACATCGAGCTGCTCAGCCTCGTCGCGGCCGTGGAGCGCTCCTCCGAGCACCCGCTGGCCAGCGCCATCGTCGCCGGCGCCGAGGACCGCGGCCTGCAACTTCCCGAAGTGACCGCGTTCGACTCGGTCACCGGGCAGGGCGTGCGTGCCCTGGTCGAGGGCCGGGAGGTCCTCGTCGGTAACCGGCGCCTGCTGGGCAGTGTCGGGGTGCAGCCGCAGACCGACGCCGCGGACCGGCTGGCAGCGGACGGCAAGACCCCGATGTTCGCCGTCGTCGACGGGCGCTTCGCCGGGGTGATCGGCGTGGCCGACACACTCAAGGACGGGTCGGTGGCCGCCATCGCCGCCTTGCAGAAGCGTGGCATCGACGTGGTGATGATGACCGGGGACAACCGCGCCACCGCCGCGGCCATCGCCCGCCAGGTCGGCATCACCCGGGTGGTGGCCGAGGTCATGCCCGAGCACAAGGCCGCGGAGGTCAAGCGCCTGCAGGGCGAGGGCCGCGTGGTGGGCATGGTCGGTGACGGCATCAACGACGCCCCGGCCCTGGCCCAAGCCGACGTCGGCTCGGCGATCGGCACCGGCACCGACGTGGCGATCGAGTCCTCCGACATCACCTTGATCTCCGGGGCACTGTCCGGGCTGGTCACCGCGGTGGACCTGTCCCGGGCCACGATGCGCAACATCCGGCAGAACCTGGTCTTCGCGTTCATGTACAACGCGATCGGGATCCCGATCGCCGCCGGGGTGCTCTACCCCGCGCTCGGCCTGATGCTCAGCCCGATGATCGCCGCGGCCGCGATGGCCCTGTCCTCCCTGTCCGTGGTCGCCAACGCCAACCGGCTGCGCGCCTTCACCCCTCGGCCCATCCCCGAGGTCACCAACGCCCCCGCCACCGACCCGGTGGTGGAGGTCGGGCACGACGACGAACAAGGAACGGAGAACACCATGTCCCAGTCTCAGAAGGTCACCGACCCCGTGTGCCAGATGAGCATCGACCCGGCATCGGCCGCCGACAGCGCCGAGCACGAGGGCCAGACCTACCACTTCTGCTCCACCCACTGCGCGCAGACCTTCCGCGCAGACCCGGCCCGATACGCCACCTCGGTGGCTCCCTAA
- a CDS encoding metal-sensitive transcriptional regulator produces MTTDQHTRALLIRLRRIEGQVRGIARMVEEDKYCIDILTQVSAASRALQSVALALLEEHMAHCLLHAAQAGELQQEAKLKEASDAIARLVRS; encoded by the coding sequence ATGACCACCGACCAGCACACACGGGCCCTGCTCATCCGGCTGCGCCGCATCGAGGGCCAGGTCCGCGGCATCGCCCGCATGGTCGAGGAGGACAAGTACTGCATCGACATCCTCACCCAGGTCTCGGCCGCCTCCCGGGCACTGCAGAGCGTGGCCCTGGCGCTGCTCGAGGAGCACATGGCCCACTGCCTGCTCCACGCCGCACAAGCCGGCGAGCTCCAGCAGGAGGCCAAGCTCAAGGAAGCCTCCGACGCCATCGCCCGCCTGGTCCGCAGCTGA
- a CDS encoding DUF4193 domain-containing protein: MAIDYDAPRPREEEAPDTTPLAALVAAAPAPPEETDEAELAEQYELPGADLSGEELTVAVVPRQQDEFLCARCFLVHHHSQLAYHDACQPVCSECAS; this comes from the coding sequence GTGGCCATCGACTACGACGCCCCACGCCCCCGCGAGGAGGAGGCGCCCGACACGACGCCGCTGGCCGCGCTAGTCGCGGCAGCACCGGCGCCCCCGGAGGAGACCGACGAGGCCGAGCTGGCCGAGCAGTATGAGCTGCCCGGCGCGGACCTGTCCGGTGAGGAGCTGACCGTGGCGGTAGTGCCACGACAGCAGGACGAGTTCCTCTGCGCCCGGTGCTTCCTCGTCCACCACCACAGCCAGCTGGCCTACCACGACGCCTGCCAGCCGGTGTGCAGCGAGTGCGCGTCCTGA
- a CDS encoding type II glyceraldehyde-3-phosphate dehydrogenase — protein MNVQVAINGYGVIGKRVADAVRAMPDMDLVGVADVTTDWRVRTATERGIAVFAATDEAGAAMVQAGVPVAGTLAELLAQADVVVDTTPKKVAATNLEVYRAAGVKAVFQGGESHATTGHSFVAQANYATALGRDTTRVVSCNTTSIVRVLGALHDAGLLARARGVLIRRATDPAQSHQRGIMNTVVPEGSIPSHQGPDARTVRPELDVVTMAAKAAHTQTHPQPLLDAAADPPGQPGRGPGRPAGRTPDRVHPHGRRPDRVEHHRRAHGRPGPAPR, from the coding sequence ATGAACGTTCAGGTAGCCATCAACGGATATGGCGTGATCGGTAAACGAGTGGCCGACGCGGTGCGGGCCATGCCCGACATGGACCTGGTGGGGGTGGCGGACGTGACCACCGACTGGCGCGTGCGTACCGCGACCGAGCGGGGCATCGCCGTCTTTGCCGCCACCGATGAGGCCGGTGCCGCCATGGTCCAGGCCGGCGTGCCGGTGGCCGGCACCCTGGCTGAGCTGCTGGCCCAGGCCGATGTCGTGGTGGACACCACCCCCAAGAAGGTCGCCGCCACCAATCTGGAGGTCTACCGCGCGGCCGGGGTCAAGGCCGTGTTCCAAGGCGGGGAGTCCCACGCCACCACCGGGCACTCCTTCGTCGCCCAGGCAAACTACGCCACCGCGCTCGGCCGGGACACCACCCGGGTGGTCTCCTGCAACACCACCAGCATCGTGCGCGTGCTCGGCGCCCTGCACGATGCCGGCCTGCTCGCCCGCGCGCGTGGGGTGCTGATCAGGCGGGCCACCGACCCGGCCCAGTCCCACCAGCGCGGGATCATGAACACCGTGGTCCCCGAGGGCTCCATCCCCTCCCACCAGGGCCCCGACGCCCGCACCGTGCGCCCGGAGCTGGACGTGGTCACCATGGCCGCCAAGGCCGCCCACACCCAGACCCACCCACAACCACTTCTGGACGCTGCAGCTGACCCGCCCGGCCAGCCGGGAAGAGGTCCTGGACGCCCTGCGGGCCGCACCCCGGATCGCGTTCATCCGCATGGCCGACGGCCTGACCGCGTTGAACACCACCGTCGAGCTCATGGGCGACCTGGGCCGGCCCCGCGGTGA